The genomic window GCAACAAAAGGGTGTCGGCGGTACTCCAAAAACACATCTTGTCCCGCTGTTTTGTGGCGCCGACGCAGCGGCGGTGACCACAAAACATTTCCTGTCCACGTCAGTTACTTTTCTCACGCTTCTGGTAGTGCGCCCGTATCTCAGCACGACCTTCGTCGAAGGTCAGCTCACCGGAAAGAATCCGCGCCTTGACGGACTCATAAAGCGACTTTCCTGACGGGTCCATCCCTTCAAGTCTCAGAGAAGTCTCAGCCTTGCGGAAACCGATGAGGCGAAGTTGCAGTATCCGATCATCAGTCATGGATTTTCCTTTGAGCAGTCATGCGAATAAGGCAGGCGTAAAGTTAGCTAACTTTACATGTCCTGCCCGGATGTTGCCGGTGTATAGCTGTGCAGGCAAAAGTGGAAAACGACAGGAAACCGTGGCAGCAGAGTGTGTAATCAGGGAGGAAACAGGCGTACCGAGCGATACAAGTCCTGTTCAGCATTACAGACATTACGCTTCCTCGGTCATTCGCTCACTTCGTTCGGTCATGACTCTGCGGCGAGCGTTACTAGCTCATACAGAAAGCCATGTAGAAAGTCTGGGGGATTGCCGGTTTTCCAAAGGCTTCGCCCTCCTGACAAGCTTCACAGAAACCAGGTGATTTCCGGTGCTCAAATCAGAAG from Klebsiella sp. WP3-W18-ESBL-02 includes these protein-coding regions:
- a CDS encoding antitoxin VbhA family protein, with product MTDDRILQLRLIGFRKAETSLRLEGMDPSGKSLYESVKARILSGELTFDEGRAEIRAHYQKREKSN